Proteins encoded within one genomic window of Candidatus Fusobacterium pullicola:
- the rpsS gene encoding 30S ribosomal protein S19 has protein sequence MARSLKKGPFCDHHLMKKVEDAVASGNLKAVIKTWSRRSTIFPNFIGLTFGVYNGKKHIPVHVTEQMVGHKLGEFAPTRTYYGHGVDKKKKK, from the coding sequence ATGGCTAGATCATTAAAAAAAGGACCTTTCTGTGACCACCACTTAATGAAAAAAGTTGAAGATGCAGTAGCTTCTGGAAACTTAAAAGCAGTTATTAAGACTTGGTCAAGAAGATCAACAATATTCCCTAACTTCATTGGATTAACTTTTGGTGTATATAACGGGAAAAAACACATCCCTGTTCACGTAACTGAGCAAATGGTTGGACACAAATTAGGAGAATTTGCACCAACTAGAACTTACTACGGACACGGAGTAGACAAGAAAAAGAAAAAATAA